One part of the Sorangiineae bacterium MSr11954 genome encodes these proteins:
- a CDS encoding glycosyl hydrolase family 18 protein, translated as MKLRAVAVLFLVSFPSMAACGAAPRAEGTTAEADSTAPPPPEGALEAAEPHGHGHADHRFCGWLHEFPADPKMTDLGYDTFARHARTFDAVHPKWWRMDSTTTFANHPADRATPFGGFHDRRVLAHTTYSGKRTKLVPLVAASVKPDYLYAHTMINDPAVRREHVKNLVALAVSNRYDGLDIDYEHFSRGIGPGQTRDTEREAFSTFIRELSAAMHAAGKIVSLAVPVEAGEPHPIFDYDALSAAADQVHVMTYDFHYEAGEHPGPVSPLGWVHEAVAYIGNVAGGQRNGKFILGLPNYGLYGPEQPPDNFQTIACEPLIRCQAMLSGSYSTTTDHMSHCTMASKPFEPGRAPNLYLANGDHLFFDDLESLEEKVREAKQGKLGGITYWSIGGEPDRPGCRSFFEMVRSYFPQRR; from the coding sequence ATGAAACTACGAGCCGTCGCTGTTCTTTTCCTCGTTTCGTTCCCCTCGATGGCGGCCTGCGGCGCAGCCCCCCGCGCCGAGGGAACCACCGCCGAAGCCGATTCCACGGCGCCGCCACCCCCCGAAGGCGCGCTCGAAGCGGCCGAGCCACACGGTCACGGTCATGCGGACCATCGCTTTTGCGGCTGGCTCCACGAGTTCCCCGCCGATCCGAAGATGACGGATCTCGGCTACGACACGTTCGCGCGCCACGCGCGCACCTTCGACGCCGTCCACCCCAAGTGGTGGCGCATGGACTCGACCACGACCTTTGCCAATCACCCCGCCGATCGCGCCACGCCCTTTGGCGGATTTCACGACCGGCGCGTGCTCGCGCATACCACGTATTCGGGAAAACGCACCAAGCTGGTTCCGCTGGTCGCGGCCTCCGTCAAACCCGATTATCTGTACGCGCACACGATGATCAACGATCCGGCGGTGCGCCGCGAGCACGTCAAGAACCTGGTCGCGCTCGCGGTCTCCAATCGGTACGATGGGCTCGACATCGACTACGAGCATTTTTCGCGCGGCATCGGGCCGGGGCAAACGCGGGACACGGAGCGGGAAGCTTTCTCCACCTTCATCCGCGAGCTCTCGGCCGCCATGCACGCGGCCGGCAAAATCGTATCGCTCGCGGTGCCGGTCGAGGCGGGCGAGCCCCATCCCATTTTCGACTACGACGCGCTCTCCGCCGCCGCCGATCAAGTCCATGTGATGACCTACGACTTCCACTACGAGGCAGGCGAGCACCCCGGCCCCGTCTCGCCGCTCGGTTGGGTCCACGAGGCCGTGGCCTACATTGGAAATGTGGCCGGCGGACAGAGGAATGGCAAATTCATACTCGGCCTCCCCAACTATGGCCTCTATGGCCCCGAGCAGCCTCCCGATAATTTCCAGACGATCGCGTGCGAGCCGCTCATCCGCTGTCAGGCCATGCTCTCCGGCTCCTATTCCACCACGACCGACCACATGAGCCATTGTACGATGGCCTCCAAACCGTTCGAGCCGGGCCGCGCCCCGAATCTCTATCTGGCCAACGGCGATCATCTCTTCTTCGACGATCTCGAATCGTTGGAAGAGAAGGTGCGAGAAGCGAAACAAGGAAAGCTCGGCGGAATCACGTATTGGAGCATCGGAGGGGAGCCCGATCGCCCCGGGTGCCGCTCCTTCTTCGAGATGGTCCGAAGCTATTTCCCACAGCGTCGCTGA
- the add gene encoding adenosine deaminase: MLANPTNTVPLAVFEKLPKTDLHVHLDGSLRLSTILDLGERYKVALPGDNPDSLRKAMHIGENCGSLVEYLKAFDVTLSVMQTEESLRRIAFELGEDAARENVRYMEVRYAPMLHTRRGLKLTTVVEAVLEGLRAARERYGVESNVILCGIRNVSPEISLEMAELAVAYKGRGVVGFDLAGAEYDHPAKHHKAAFQLVRDNNINVTIHAGEAYGPESIAQAIHVCGAHRIGHGCRLRENGDLLHYVNDHRIPLECCPSSNVQTGAIRELSAHPLKLYKNLGLRVTDTTDGRLVTDTTVSRELWLCHTEMGLSFSDLKQIILSGFKSAFLPFHEKQQYLRKVSEELAAFSDDVDDVMALQSSPAPAE, translated from the coding sequence ATGCTGGCCAACCCGACCAACACGGTCCCCCTCGCGGTCTTCGAGAAGTTGCCAAAGACCGATCTGCACGTCCACCTCGATGGATCGCTTCGCCTGAGCACAATCCTGGACCTCGGGGAGCGCTACAAAGTGGCGCTCCCCGGCGACAATCCCGATTCGCTCCGCAAAGCGATGCACATCGGCGAAAACTGCGGCTCGCTCGTCGAGTACTTGAAGGCGTTCGACGTCACCCTCAGCGTGATGCAAACCGAGGAGTCGCTGCGGCGCATCGCCTTCGAGCTGGGCGAGGACGCGGCACGTGAGAACGTCCGCTACATGGAGGTGCGCTACGCACCCATGCTCCATACACGGCGCGGGCTGAAGCTCACCACGGTGGTGGAGGCCGTGCTCGAAGGGCTGCGCGCGGCGCGTGAGAGATACGGGGTCGAATCCAATGTGATCCTTTGCGGCATTCGCAATGTCTCGCCCGAAATCTCGCTCGAAATGGCGGAGCTCGCGGTCGCCTACAAAGGGCGAGGTGTGGTCGGCTTCGATCTGGCCGGGGCCGAGTACGATCACCCCGCCAAACACCACAAGGCCGCCTTTCAGCTGGTACGTGACAACAACATCAATGTGACCATCCACGCGGGCGAGGCGTACGGGCCCGAGTCGATTGCGCAAGCCATTCACGTTTGTGGTGCCCATCGCATCGGCCACGGCTGCCGCCTGCGCGAGAACGGCGATTTGCTCCACTATGTGAACGATCACCGCATCCCGCTGGAGTGCTGTCCTTCGTCCAACGTGCAGACTGGCGCGATCCGCGAGCTCTCGGCGCACCCGCTGAAGCTCTACAAGAATTTGGGGCTGCGGGTGACCGACACCACCGACGGCCGGCTGGTGACCGACACCACCGTCTCGCGCGAGCTATGGCTTTGCCACACGGAGATGGGTCTCAGCTTCTCCGATTTGAAGCAAATCATCCTCTCCGGCTTCAAGAGCGCGTTCCTGCCGTTCCACGAGAAGCAGCAATACCTGCGCAAGGTGAGCGAAGAGCTTGCGGCATTTTCCGATGATGTGGACGATGTCATGGCCCTTCAATCGTCACCCGCACCCGCCGAATGA
- a CDS encoding KUP/HAK/KT family potassium transporter has translation MENSPASVPAESSAAVASHTPKASLAVLTLGALGVVFGDIGTSPLYTLRECLHETAHGGRVAAEDVLGLLSLIVWSLAMVVTVKYLTFIMRADNHGEGGIFALLAIVPEKLRASTGALRISAIAIVVVIGAALLYGDGAITPAISVLSAIEGLAIAHPSLEPLVVPLTCAILVALFAVQRRGTGTMGAFFGPIMAAWFFTIGALGVYHIVKRPEVLAALSPHHAVRYFAAHGMPGFLVLGSVVLAVTGGEALYADMGHFGVRPIRIAWLAMVMPALVLCYFGQGALVLSDPSAFENPFFAMVPTGPATLILVALSSAATVIASQALISGAFSLTRQAQQLGYFPRVNIRHTAAHTEGQIYIPQINWLLAAFCLLLVVGFQKSGRLASAYGIAVTGTMMLTSIVYYVVMRHTWKWPTPIALLVLVLFLSFDVPFFLANTMKIVDGGWVPVLIGMAFIGAMLIWSKGRTLVIEQYAQRFGSIHDALPRIIEKAAFRAPGTGVFMASSTQHMPPILAHVVERMHAVSEQVLLLTVITETIPVVPRERRVEVIELPSGFYQVIARYGFMEQPNVPDIVQRAAERKQLRIDPERVTYFLGRERVLGLDTGAMGRVAELIYGYMQRNAIAADLHFQIPVNQVIEIGIQLDL, from the coding sequence ATGGAGAACAGTCCCGCTTCGGTTCCGGCAGAAAGCTCGGCCGCCGTTGCTTCGCATACGCCGAAGGCGTCGCTCGCCGTGCTGACCTTGGGCGCCCTTGGTGTCGTGTTCGGGGACATCGGAACGAGCCCGCTTTATACGTTGCGCGAGTGCCTCCACGAGACGGCACACGGAGGTCGGGTCGCGGCCGAGGATGTGCTCGGGCTGCTCTCGCTCATCGTCTGGTCGCTCGCGATGGTGGTCACCGTGAAGTACCTGACCTTCATCATGCGCGCCGACAACCACGGCGAAGGAGGCATCTTCGCGCTGCTCGCCATCGTTCCCGAAAAGCTCCGCGCGTCCACGGGCGCGCTGCGCATCTCCGCCATCGCGATCGTGGTCGTCATCGGCGCGGCGCTGCTCTATGGCGATGGGGCCATCACGCCCGCCATTTCGGTGCTCAGCGCCATCGAAGGCCTCGCCATCGCGCACCCGTCGCTCGAGCCTTTGGTGGTACCCCTCACGTGCGCGATCCTGGTCGCGCTCTTCGCGGTTCAGAGACGTGGAACGGGCACCATGGGGGCCTTCTTCGGCCCCATCATGGCGGCGTGGTTCTTCACCATCGGCGCGCTCGGCGTCTACCATATCGTCAAACGACCCGAGGTGCTCGCGGCGCTCTCGCCCCACCACGCCGTGAGGTACTTCGCCGCTCACGGAATGCCCGGATTTCTCGTGCTCGGATCGGTCGTGCTCGCGGTCACCGGCGGTGAGGCGCTCTATGCGGACATGGGGCACTTCGGCGTGCGCCCGATTCGCATTGCGTGGCTCGCCATGGTCATGCCGGCGCTCGTCCTCTGTTACTTCGGGCAGGGCGCCCTCGTTTTGTCCGACCCTTCGGCCTTCGAGAACCCCTTCTTTGCCATGGTCCCCACGGGGCCCGCCACCTTGATCCTCGTCGCGCTCTCCAGCGCGGCCACCGTCATTGCATCGCAAGCGCTCATCTCCGGCGCGTTCTCCCTCACCCGCCAGGCGCAGCAGCTCGGCTATTTTCCAAGGGTCAACATCCGCCATACGGCCGCGCACACCGAAGGGCAGATCTACATCCCCCAGATCAATTGGCTCCTCGCGGCGTTCTGCCTCCTCCTCGTCGTCGGCTTCCAGAAGTCCGGAAGGCTCGCGTCGGCTTACGGCATCGCGGTGACCGGCACCATGATGCTCACGTCGATCGTGTACTACGTGGTGATGCGCCACACCTGGAAGTGGCCCACCCCGATCGCGCTGCTCGTCCTCGTGCTCTTTCTATCGTTCGACGTCCCGTTCTTCCTCGCCAACACCATGAAGATCGTGGACGGCGGCTGGGTCCCGGTGCTCATCGGCATGGCGTTCATCGGAGCGATGCTCATCTGGAGCAAAGGCCGAACGTTGGTCATCGAGCAATATGCGCAGCGCTTTGGCTCCATCCACGACGCGCTCCCGCGCATCATCGAGAAGGCCGCCTTTCGCGCGCCCGGAACCGGGGTGTTCATGGCGTCGAGCACGCAGCACATGCCGCCCATTTTGGCCCACGTCGTCGAGCGCATGCACGCCGTGAGCGAGCAGGTGCTGCTCTTGACCGTGATCACCGAGACCATTCCGGTGGTCCCGCGCGAGCGCCGGGTCGAGGTCATCGAGCTCCCGAGCGGCTTCTACCAAGTCATCGCCCGCTATGGCTTCATGGAGCAACCGAACGTCCCCGACATCGTGCAGCGCGCCGCCGAGCGCAAACAGCTCCGCATCGACCCCGAGAGGGTCACCTATTTTCTGGGCCGCGAGCGCGTCCTCGGCCTGGACACCGGCGCGATGGGCCGGGTCGCCGAGCTGATTTACGGCTACATGCAGCGAAACGCCATCGCGGCCGATCTCCACTTCCAGATCCCGGTGAACCAGGTCATCGAAATCGGCATTCAGCTGGATTTGTAA
- a CDS encoding mechanosensitive ion channel family protein yields MGLPALDLILHNLVALGVTVVALMLAAQLLLTVLLRISNRVLRSSLLGGEAGAHADAFRRRVKRTTLIVVAVMSALLLMGAAALSFIGLRALGLLKAWFGHLRHEDFAAAGVRLAYAGGILVAAFIANALVRSCVDTLEKVTERSARLEASRALVTEALLRLRTALRTAVTAGAAMLVSLTLSLPAGVHRVVVSAAYVLVALSTCRCAVVVAHLVVDVLFETSNRFSKLESPLKYLGSLTHLSGVTKRAIDYFAYVGAATWVADRLTPDTWISHAGRVGIRIVALFYAARVLVEICLLFIHEIFMNKTAGHTSAEIRQRKTLVPVAVGVLRYGIYFSTIVMVLREFAIDPTPLLAGAGVLGVAVGFGAQSFVGDIVAGFFILFENLLLVGDEVEVSGVRGTVEEIGVRIIKIRDDAGVLHAIPNGQVRKVANHSKVYVKSVVDVYVPYDEDLARIRAMLESVAEETLYAKVGERVRVEVRVQELGQGCVLLRVMGRVPPGKDDDISIALRARILDALRGANIMTAPRPMQVALPESAALRIAPPAAPSQVEQAEMTESGETMPTSIFKPPAA; encoded by the coding sequence ATGGGTTTGCCTGCGCTCGACCTGATTCTCCACAATTTGGTCGCGCTCGGGGTCACCGTGGTTGCGCTCATGCTCGCGGCGCAGCTGCTCTTGACGGTGCTGCTGCGGATCTCCAACCGCGTACTCCGTTCCTCCTTATTGGGTGGTGAGGCGGGGGCACATGCGGATGCGTTTCGGCGACGCGTGAAGCGCACCACGTTGATCGTGGTTGCGGTCATGAGCGCCTTGCTCCTGATGGGCGCCGCGGCCCTGAGCTTCATAGGCCTTCGCGCCCTGGGCTTGCTCAAAGCATGGTTCGGCCACCTCCGGCACGAGGACTTTGCGGCCGCCGGCGTGCGCCTGGCGTATGCGGGGGGCATCCTCGTGGCCGCGTTCATCGCCAATGCACTCGTCCGCTCGTGCGTCGATACCCTCGAAAAGGTGACCGAACGCTCCGCGCGGCTCGAGGCGAGCCGTGCGCTCGTGACGGAGGCCTTGCTTCGCCTTCGGACCGCGCTGCGCACGGCGGTTACGGCGGGTGCGGCCATGCTGGTCAGCCTCACCTTGAGTCTACCCGCGGGCGTTCACCGCGTCGTGGTCTCCGCCGCGTACGTCCTGGTGGCGTTGTCGACGTGTCGCTGCGCCGTCGTGGTGGCGCACCTGGTGGTCGACGTGCTCTTCGAAACGTCGAATCGGTTCAGCAAGCTCGAGAGCCCTCTCAAGTACCTCGGCAGCCTCACGCATTTGTCGGGTGTCACCAAGCGAGCCATCGATTACTTCGCATATGTGGGCGCGGCCACCTGGGTCGCCGATCGGCTCACCCCCGATACGTGGATTTCCCACGCCGGTCGCGTGGGTATTCGAATCGTGGCCCTCTTTTATGCCGCGCGCGTGTTGGTCGAAATCTGCCTGCTCTTCATCCATGAAATTTTCATGAACAAGACGGCCGGACACACCAGCGCCGAGATTCGGCAGCGAAAGACGCTGGTGCCGGTGGCCGTCGGTGTCTTGCGGTACGGCATTTACTTCTCCACCATCGTCATGGTGCTGCGGGAGTTCGCCATCGATCCCACACCCCTGCTCGCCGGCGCCGGAGTGCTCGGCGTCGCGGTTGGTTTTGGCGCCCAGTCGTTCGTCGGCGATATCGTGGCCGGCTTCTTCATCTTGTTCGAAAACCTGCTCCTGGTCGGCGACGAAGTGGAGGTGAGCGGGGTACGCGGCACGGTCGAGGAGATCGGCGTGCGCATCATCAAGATTCGGGATGATGCGGGCGTGCTGCACGCCATTCCCAATGGTCAGGTTCGGAAGGTCGCAAACCACTCCAAGGTGTATGTCAAAAGCGTGGTCGACGTGTATGTCCCGTACGACGAGGACCTCGCGCGCATTCGCGCGATGCTCGAGTCGGTCGCCGAGGAGACCCTTTATGCGAAGGTGGGTGAACGCGTTCGCGTGGAGGTCCGGGTGCAGGAATTGGGGCAAGGCTGCGTCTTGCTGCGCGTGATGGGCCGCGTCCCGCCCGGTAAGGACGACGATATCTCCATTGCCTTGCGCGCGCGCATCCTGGATGCCTTGCGGGGCGCCAATATCATGACCGCACCGCGCCCCATGCAGGTCGCACTCCCCGAGAGCGCAGCGTTGAGGATTGCCCCTCCGGCCGCTCCATCCCAGGTCGAACAAGCCGAGATGACCGAGTCGGGCGAAACCATGCCAACATCCATTTTCAAACCGCCCGCAGCCTGA
- the chrA gene encoding chromate efflux transporter, with protein sequence MKELALVFLRLGTTAFGGPAAHIAMMEDEFVRRRGWLTREQFLDLVGAANLIPGPSSTEVAIYVGYRRAGWRGLLVAGTCFVLPAALLVTLIAWAYVRFGWLPSANGVLHGIKAVIIAVIVQALVAFARTAIKSKWLAALAALAAIAHALGAAPVAILAGAGVLHALARAASRRHGNDGNNTAAKTIAWGPIATPTIAPALTASTLAAPAIAHAAPSLVKLFLIFAKIGAVVFGSGYVLLAFLRTDLVEQTHWLTESQLIDAVAIGQFTPGPVFTTATFIGYVLAGMPGAIAATVGIFLPSFALVAVSGPILPKLRQSPTFSAFLDGVNAASLALMAVVGFVLARTALVDVPTVLLALASAAVLLRWRINSAWLVLGGGLAGLALEWYSAWAM encoded by the coding sequence ATGAAGGAGCTCGCGCTCGTCTTCCTGCGCCTCGGCACCACGGCGTTCGGCGGCCCCGCCGCCCATATCGCCATGATGGAAGACGAGTTCGTCCGCCGGCGCGGATGGCTTACGCGCGAGCAATTCCTCGACCTCGTGGGCGCCGCCAACTTGATCCCGGGCCCCAGCTCCACGGAGGTCGCCATTTACGTCGGTTATCGACGCGCAGGTTGGCGCGGCCTGCTCGTCGCCGGCACCTGCTTCGTGCTCCCCGCTGCACTCTTGGTCACCCTCATCGCGTGGGCCTATGTCCGATTCGGCTGGCTCCCCTCCGCGAACGGCGTGCTTCACGGCATCAAGGCGGTCATCATCGCCGTCATCGTGCAAGCCCTCGTCGCCTTCGCGCGCACGGCCATCAAATCGAAGTGGCTCGCGGCCCTTGCAGCCCTGGCAGCCATCGCGCACGCGCTGGGCGCCGCACCGGTCGCCATCCTCGCCGGCGCCGGCGTCCTCCACGCCCTCGCGCGCGCCGCATCGCGCAGACATGGCAACGACGGCAACAACACCGCCGCGAAGACCATCGCATGGGGTCCCATCGCCACGCCCACCATCGCCCCCGCCCTCACCGCATCCACCCTCGCCGCCCCGGCGATTGCCCACGCCGCCCCCAGCTTGGTGAAGCTGTTTCTCATCTTTGCAAAGATTGGCGCCGTCGTATTCGGCAGCGGCTACGTGCTGCTCGCATTTTTGCGCACGGACCTGGTCGAGCAAACGCACTGGCTCACCGAATCCCAGCTCATCGACGCCGTCGCCATCGGACAGTTCACCCCCGGCCCCGTCTTCACGACCGCAACATTCATCGGCTACGTCCTCGCGGGCATGCCGGGCGCTATCGCGGCCACCGTCGGCATCTTTCTTCCCTCGTTTGCGCTCGTCGCGGTGAGCGGCCCGATCCTGCCCAAGCTGCGTCAATCGCCTACGTTTTCCGCCTTTCTCGACGGGGTCAACGCCGCCTCGCTCGCGCTGATGGCGGTCGTCGGTTTCGTGCTCGCGCGCACGGCATTGGTCGATGTGCCGACGGTACTCCTCGCGCTCGCCAGCGCCGCGGTGCTCTTGCGATGGCGCATCAACTCCGCATGGCTCGTGCTCGGAGGTGGCCTCGCCGGACTCGCGCTCGAGTGGTACAGTGCCTGGGCCATGTAA
- a CDS encoding neutral/alkaline ceramidase produces MGRGIADITGEAAEGHGANYGRLDQVTHGIHLRQRSRAFIVVDRNSGKRVALVTTDAGSMYASVRQAVVRKLSEHYGTLYNDRNLLLGATHTHATPGGYADYNLYNIVTFGFHQKTFDALVDGIVESIDRAHADLSPGVISLGRGELFNASANRSRGAFEHDPQSDRAPFPNGIDPTTTVLRFDRAGAPVGAIDWFATHGTSLPGENGLISGDNKGYAAYHWEREVAGVDYRRGVPSFVAAFAQTNPGDLSPNLALKPGTGPTDDPFVNTRIIGTRQYEGARAVFDHPSETIGGDIDYRLSYVDMSSLVVKPEFTGDGREHTTCSATLGASFAAGSTEDGPGPEIFKEGVGNNPLIEIVTKARYVASPELRACQAPKDILLDTGALGFTAKILPIQLLRIGQLYIVSLPMEPTVVAGLRLRRRVASRLGVPQKNVIVAGYSNDYAGYLTSPEEYDQQDYEGGHTMYGRWQLPACEQELARIADDLKAGRASEPGPNPPDLSGSRQSYQPGVVMDAPPIGYAYGDVVSPPAERYTRGQQVRVEFAGAHPSNDLHRGGTYIEVQRQDGQSWLSVADDGDWSTKFHWARWGVAASSVVATWDIPDNTAPGTYRIVYRGDAKSLFGSITPIGGASRTFVVAP; encoded by the coding sequence GTGGGGAGGGGCATCGCGGACATCACCGGCGAAGCGGCCGAAGGCCACGGCGCCAATTATGGCCGCCTCGATCAGGTGACGCATGGAATCCACCTTCGCCAGCGCTCCCGCGCGTTCATCGTGGTCGATCGCAACAGCGGCAAGCGGGTCGCGCTGGTCACGACCGATGCAGGGTCGATGTACGCGAGCGTGCGGCAAGCCGTAGTGCGCAAGCTGAGCGAGCATTACGGGACACTCTACAACGATCGCAATTTGCTCCTCGGCGCCACGCACACGCACGCCACCCCGGGTGGATATGCCGATTACAATCTCTACAACATCGTAACTTTCGGCTTTCACCAAAAGACGTTCGATGCGCTGGTCGATGGAATCGTGGAATCGATCGACCGCGCCCACGCCGATTTGAGCCCCGGCGTGATCTCCCTGGGCCGCGGCGAGCTGTTCAACGCCAGCGCCAACCGCTCGCGCGGCGCCTTCGAGCACGACCCGCAGTCCGACCGGGCGCCGTTCCCCAACGGAATCGACCCGACCACCACCGTCCTTCGCTTCGACCGCGCCGGCGCGCCGGTCGGCGCCATCGATTGGTTTGCCACCCACGGCACCAGCTTGCCCGGCGAAAATGGATTGATCAGCGGCGACAACAAAGGATACGCCGCCTACCACTGGGAGCGCGAGGTCGCCGGCGTGGACTACCGGCGCGGCGTTCCCAGCTTCGTCGCGGCCTTTGCGCAGACCAACCCCGGCGATTTGAGCCCCAACCTCGCCCTCAAACCCGGAACCGGCCCGACCGACGACCCCTTCGTCAACACCCGCATCATCGGCACCCGCCAATACGAAGGCGCGCGCGCCGTCTTCGACCATCCGAGCGAGACCATCGGCGGGGATATCGATTACCGATTGTCCTATGTGGACATGAGCTCGCTCGTCGTCAAACCCGAGTTCACCGGCGATGGCCGAGAGCACACCACCTGCTCGGCGACCTTGGGGGCGAGCTTTGCGGCCGGGAGCACCGAGGACGGGCCGGGGCCGGAGATCTTCAAAGAGGGGGTCGGCAACAATCCTCTGATCGAAATCGTGACCAAGGCGCGCTATGTCGCCTCGCCCGAGCTCCGCGCGTGCCAGGCTCCGAAGGATATCCTCCTCGACACCGGGGCGCTGGGGTTTACGGCCAAGATCCTGCCGATTCAATTGCTTCGCATCGGGCAGCTCTACATCGTCTCTCTCCCGATGGAGCCCACGGTGGTCGCCGGATTGCGCCTGCGCCGAAGGGTGGCGAGCCGCCTCGGTGTGCCGCAGAAGAACGTGATCGTCGCCGGCTACTCCAACGATTATGCGGGGTATTTGACCTCGCCCGAAGAATACGATCAACAGGACTACGAAGGCGGTCACACCATGTACGGCCGCTGGCAGCTCCCCGCCTGCGAGCAGGAGCTTGCGCGCATCGCCGACGATCTCAAGGCGGGGCGCGCGAGCGAACCGGGGCCCAACCCGCCCGATCTGTCCGGCTCCCGTCAGAGCTATCAGCCCGGCGTGGTGATGGACGCGCCGCCCATCGGCTACGCTTATGGCGACGTGGTTTCCCCACCCGCCGAGCGCTATACGCGCGGGCAGCAAGTGCGCGTAGAGTTCGCCGGCGCGCACCCCAGCAACGATTTGCATCGCGGCGGCACGTACATCGAGGTGCAGCGTCAGGACGGGCAGAGCTGGCTCTCCGTCGCGGACGACGGCGACTGGTCGACCAAGTTCCATTGGGCGCGCTGGGGTGTTGCCGCCTCCTCGGTGGTGGCCACATGGGACATTCCCGACAACACCGCACCCGGCACCTACCGCATCGTGTACCGCGGGGACGCCAAGTCGCTCTTCGGATCCATCACGCCCATTGGCGGCGCCTCCCGCACCTTCGTCGTCGCTCCCTAA
- a CDS encoding DHHA1 domain-containing protein translates to MTAPSPTKKLYWDDPFATTFEARPSASTFQGRPSIVLDRTLFYPEAGGQLADRGILVVTPGASGEADGDAELSIVDVQVDDDGVIHHLCDQAAGATLERIARASHVRGAIQWDRRRDHMAQHTAQHMLSQALVQAADADTVSARLGATSCTIDIDVPNVDERDLARAEDRVNTVIRDDVIVRQLFPTDQELAALVLRRAPKVSSGIRLIEVEGFDLTPCGGTHCTRTGQIGVVRITSVERYKGKIRLSFHAAGRALIDMRDKERALSSLARDLTCGPLDVTTAVDKLRAELKARTEALTQVRGELAGFIAERALAEHAPRTGTNTVIALLRENDDLTMLRTLSGKLTARADVIALTGTIDRDSRDLIVIVQRGANADFDCGTWFKTTAKSLGGRGGGNKERAEGRFPPARRFEDLVNALPTRQDERVAG, encoded by the coding sequence ATGACCGCGCCATCTCCGACCAAGAAGCTCTATTGGGACGATCCCTTCGCCACCACCTTCGAGGCGCGCCCGAGCGCATCGACCTTTCAAGGCCGCCCGTCGATCGTCCTCGACCGCACTTTGTTCTACCCCGAGGCGGGCGGCCAGCTCGCCGATCGCGGCATCCTCGTCGTCACCCCAGGCGCCTCAGGCGAGGCGGACGGGGACGCCGAGCTCTCCATCGTCGACGTCCAAGTCGATGACGACGGCGTCATTCATCACCTTTGCGACCAGGCGGCCGGAGCCACACTCGAACGCATCGCCCGCGCAAGCCACGTACGCGGCGCGATCCAATGGGATCGCCGCCGCGATCACATGGCGCAGCACACCGCGCAACATATGCTGTCGCAAGCCCTCGTGCAGGCGGCCGACGCCGACACGGTCTCCGCGCGCCTCGGCGCCACCAGCTGCACCATCGACATCGACGTCCCCAACGTCGACGAGCGCGATCTTGCGCGCGCCGAAGATCGGGTCAACACGGTCATACGCGACGATGTCATCGTCCGCCAATTGTTTCCGACGGACCAAGAGCTCGCCGCCCTGGTCCTGCGCCGCGCGCCCAAAGTGTCCTCCGGCATCCGCCTCATCGAGGTGGAGGGCTTCGACCTCACACCGTGCGGCGGCACCCACTGCACCCGCACCGGACAAATTGGCGTAGTTCGTATCACCTCGGTCGAGCGGTACAAAGGAAAGATCCGACTCTCGTTTCACGCCGCCGGCCGCGCCCTCATCGACATGCGCGACAAAGAGCGCGCCCTCTCGAGCCTCGCCCGCGACCTGACGTGCGGCCCGCTCGACGTCACCACCGCAGTCGACAAACTCCGCGCGGAGCTCAAAGCGCGCACCGAGGCGCTCACCCAGGTGCGCGGCGAGCTCGCCGGCTTCATCGCCGAGCGCGCCCTCGCCGAGCACGCGCCGCGCACCGGGACGAACACGGTCATCGCGCTCCTGCGCGAAAACGACGACCTCACGATGCTGCGCACCCTCTCCGGCAAGCTCACGGCGCGCGCCGACGTCATCGCCCTCACCGGCACCATCGACCGCGACAGCCGCGATCTCATCGTCATCGTCCAGCGCGGCGCGAACGCCGATTTCGACTGCGGGACGTGGTTCAAGACGACCGCCAAGAGCCTCGGCGGACGCGGAGGCGGAAACAAAGAGCGCGCCGAAGGCCGATTCCCACCCGCGCGCCGCTTCGAGGACCTCGTGAACGCGCTGCCAACGAGACAGGATGAAAGGGTGGCAGGGTGA